Proteins encoded together in one Variovorax paradoxus EPS window:
- a CDS encoding 3-deoxy-D-manno-octulosonic acid transferase, translating into MRSLLLRLYGAFTTVVQPLVRRKLRRRAEAEPGYAVAVEERFGHYDESITGEAQCWVHAVSLGETRAAAILIAELRRQYPGIPILLTHGTATGREEGAKLLEPGDTQVWQPWDTPGAVARFLDRFKPRIGVLMETEVWPEMAAVCAERRIPLVLANARLNEKSLAAAERLGWLARPAYSALAAVWAQTEADAHRLVSLGAKVAGIYGNLKFDATPDARQLTAATSLRERLPKPMVVLASSRDGEERLLLEVLKRFGATSPVPPEQGAIRSIAKRVHDVQWMIVPRHPQRFDEVAALIESQGFAVARRSAAGQPTDAEIWLGDSLGEMALYYGLADVALLGGSFEPLGGQNLIEPAACGCPVVMGPSTFNFAEAAQLSLAAGASLRVEGMEQAVTAALKLVENPERRAAMAEAALAFSSSNRGAAERTAAAVLAIAQAAEPVVAEGVPLAEPERAEPTLD; encoded by the coding sequence GTGCGTTCCCTGCTGCTGCGCCTGTACGGCGCCTTCACCACCGTCGTGCAACCGCTGGTGCGCCGCAAGTTGCGGCGCCGCGCGGAGGCCGAGCCTGGCTATGCCGTGGCCGTCGAGGAGCGCTTCGGCCACTACGACGAATCCATCACCGGCGAGGCCCAGTGCTGGGTACACGCGGTGTCGCTCGGCGAAACGCGCGCGGCCGCCATCCTCATTGCCGAACTGCGGCGGCAGTACCCGGGCATTCCGATCCTGCTCACGCACGGCACCGCCACTGGCCGCGAAGAGGGCGCCAAGCTGCTCGAGCCCGGCGACACGCAGGTCTGGCAGCCGTGGGACACGCCGGGTGCCGTCGCGCGCTTTCTCGATCGCTTCAAGCCGCGCATCGGCGTGCTGATGGAAACCGAGGTCTGGCCCGAGATGGCCGCGGTCTGCGCCGAGCGCCGCATTCCGCTGGTGCTGGCCAATGCGCGGCTCAACGAGAAATCGCTGGCCGCGGCCGAGCGCCTGGGCTGGCTCGCGCGGCCCGCGTACTCGGCGCTCGCGGCCGTGTGGGCGCAGACCGAGGCCGACGCGCACCGGCTCGTGTCGCTCGGCGCCAAGGTGGCCGGCATCTACGGCAACCTCAAGTTCGATGCGACGCCGGATGCGCGGCAGCTCACCGCCGCGACCTCGCTGCGCGAGCGCCTGCCCAAGCCCATGGTCGTGCTCGCGAGTTCGCGCGACGGTGAGGAGCGGCTGCTGCTCGAGGTGCTCAAGCGCTTCGGCGCCACCTCGCCGGTTCCGCCCGAGCAGGGCGCGATCCGCTCGATCGCCAAGCGCGTGCATGACGTGCAATGGATGATCGTGCCGCGCCATCCGCAACGTTTCGATGAAGTGGCGGCGCTCATCGAATCGCAAGGTTTCGCGGTCGCACGCCGCAGCGCCGCGGGCCAACCGACGGATGCGGAGATCTGGCTCGGCGATTCGCTCGGCGAGATGGCGCTGTACTACGGCCTGGCCGACGTGGCGCTGCTTGGCGGCAGCTTCGAGCCGCTGGGCGGGCAGAACCTCATCGAGCCGGCCGCCTGCGGCTGCCCGGTGGTGATGGGCCCCTCGACCTTCAATTTCGCCGAGGCGGCGCAGCTGTCGCTGGCGGCCGGTGCGTCGCTGCGCGTCGAAGGCATGGAGCAGGCGGTGACGGCGGCGCTGAAGCTGGTCGAGAACCCCGAGCGGCGAGCGGCGATGGCGGAGGCTGCGCTGGCGTTCTCGTCGTCGAACCGCGGAGCGGCCGAGCGCACGGCGGCGGCTGTGCTGGCGATTGCGCAGGCGGCGGAGCCTGTGGTGGCGGAGGGCGTGCCGTTGGCCGAACCCGAGCGCGCGGAACCAACTCTGGACTGA
- a CDS encoding TetR/AcrR family transcriptional regulator — protein sequence MPTPRSLVDKFCPVRSKRERRKEARPGELLAAALDLFVEKGFAATRSEEVAARAGVSKGTLFLYFPSKEELFKAVIMENLGGRFTEWNAEFEAFEGTTAEMLRYCMNVWWERVGLTKASGLTKLMMSEGGNFPDLAEFYREQVVRPGHDLLRRILQRGIDRGEFAPVDIDHAIYSVIAPMVFLMLWKHSAMVCVDGESALDPEKFLATQAETVLYGLSVRPGDKA from the coding sequence ATGCCCACTCCCCGTTCCCTTGTCGACAAGTTCTGTCCGGTCCGCTCCAAGCGCGAACGCCGGAAGGAAGCGCGCCCCGGCGAACTGCTGGCCGCCGCGCTCGACCTGTTCGTCGAAAAAGGCTTTGCCGCCACCCGTTCGGAAGAAGTGGCGGCGCGTGCCGGGGTCTCCAAGGGCACGCTCTTTCTGTATTTTCCGAGCAAGGAAGAGCTCTTCAAGGCCGTGATCATGGAGAACCTCGGCGGCCGCTTCACCGAGTGGAACGCCGAGTTCGAGGCTTTCGAGGGCACCACCGCCGAGATGCTGCGCTACTGCATGAATGTGTGGTGGGAGCGCGTGGGCCTGACCAAGGCCTCCGGCCTGACCAAGCTCATGATGAGCGAAGGCGGCAACTTCCCCGATCTGGCGGAGTTCTATCGCGAGCAGGTGGTGCGCCCCGGCCACGACCTGCTGCGGCGCATCCTTCAGCGCGGCATCGACCGCGGCGAATTCGCGCCGGTCGACATCGACCATGCGATCTATTCGGTGATCGCGCCCATGGTCTTCCTGATGCTCTGGAAGCATTCGGCCATGGTCTGCGTCGACGGGGAAAGCGCCCTGGACCCCGAGAAATTCCTCGCCACCCAGGCCGAGACGGTGCTCTACGGGCTCAGCGTGCGCCCGGGAGACAAGGCATGA
- a CDS encoding DNA-3-methyladenine glycosylase 2 family protein, whose amino-acid sequence MPSTQAPSEALESDACYLAMKTHDARFDGSFFTAVTSTGIYCRPVCRVKLPRRENCRFFVHAAQAEAEGFRPCLRCRPELAPRAASWSTEDSSRILALQAARLIDEPDAWTHGDDNGPGAAQIAARLGVSDRHLRRIFEAQFGVSPLQYLQTRRLLAAKQLIADTRLPMTQVALASGFASVRRFNAAFVEHYGLNPSALRRAGGTQGGEGKAIEVRLGFRPPYDVSAMLGFFARRALRGVEVATTADGKVPAKGGTPTYVRLARTLRVQQGGQAHAGWLQLRFDLEREQMLLSVSDSLAAVLPIVISRARAMLDLDAEPMAINAALHAAFPHGDGLRVPGTVDGFELAVRAVLGQQITVAAARTLGSRLVEAFGEPIATPIDGLDKLFPTPAALAAASGDALGQLGIVRQRQAALQAIAREVAAGKLALHAGADVPATIAALQELPGIGAWTAQYIAMRALRWPDAFPAGDVALQKALGVTTARAASEASQAWRPWRSYAVLRAWHAPSSPPAATEEAAVDSSHITTAGVAA is encoded by the coding sequence ATGCCTTCCACCCAAGCCCCCTCTGAAGCGCTCGAGAGCGACGCCTGCTACCTGGCGATGAAGACGCACGATGCGCGCTTCGACGGCTCGTTCTTCACCGCCGTGACCTCCACCGGCATCTATTGCCGGCCGGTCTGCCGCGTCAAGCTGCCACGGCGCGAGAACTGCCGGTTCTTCGTGCATGCGGCGCAGGCCGAGGCCGAGGGCTTCCGTCCGTGCCTGCGCTGCCGGCCCGAGCTGGCGCCGCGCGCGGCCAGCTGGTCGACCGAAGACTCTTCCCGCATCCTCGCGCTGCAGGCCGCGCGGCTGATCGACGAGCCCGACGCATGGACCCACGGCGATGACAACGGCCCCGGTGCGGCGCAGATCGCGGCGCGCCTGGGCGTGAGCGACCGGCACCTGCGGCGCATCTTCGAGGCGCAGTTCGGCGTCTCCCCGCTGCAATACCTGCAGACGCGGCGCCTGCTGGCCGCCAAGCAGCTGATCGCCGACACGCGCCTGCCGATGACGCAGGTGGCGCTGGCCAGCGGCTTTGCGAGCGTGCGCCGCTTCAATGCCGCCTTCGTCGAGCATTACGGCCTCAACCCGAGTGCGCTGCGGCGCGCGGGCGGCACGCAGGGCGGCGAAGGCAAGGCGATCGAAGTGCGGCTGGGCTTTCGTCCGCCTTACGACGTGAGCGCGATGCTCGGCTTCTTCGCGCGCCGCGCCCTGCGCGGTGTCGAGGTGGCGACCACGGCCGACGGCAAGGTGCCCGCCAAGGGCGGCACGCCGACCTATGTGCGCCTGGCCCGCACATTGCGCGTGCAGCAAGGCGGGCAGGCCCACGCCGGATGGCTGCAGCTGCGCTTCGACCTCGAACGCGAGCAGATGCTGCTGTCGGTCAGCGATTCGCTCGCCGCGGTGCTGCCGATCGTGATCAGCCGGGCACGCGCCATGCTCGATCTCGACGCCGAGCCGATGGCGATCAACGCGGCGCTGCATGCGGCCTTTCCGCATGGCGATGGACTGCGCGTGCCCGGCACGGTCGACGGCTTCGAGCTTGCGGTGCGCGCGGTGCTGGGCCAGCAGATCACGGTGGCCGCGGCGCGCACGCTGGGCTCGCGGCTGGTCGAGGCGTTCGGCGAACCGATCGCCACGCCCATCGACGGGCTGGACAAGCTGTTTCCCACGCCCGCGGCTCTGGCGGCGGCGAGCGGCGATGCGCTGGGGCAGCTCGGCATCGTGCGGCAACGCCAGGCCGCCCTGCAGGCCATCGCGCGCGAAGTGGCGGCCGGCAAGCTGGCGCTGCATGCGGGCGCCGACGTGCCCGCGACCATCGCCGCGCTGCAGGAACTCCCCGGCATCGGCGCCTGGACCGCGCAGTACATCGCGATGCGCGCGCTGCGCTGGCCCGATGCATTTCCGGCGGGCGACGTCGCGCTGCAGAAGGCGTTGGGCGTGACCACCGCGCGCGCGGCCAGCGAGGCCTCGCAGGCATGGCGGCCCTGGCGCAGCTATGCGGTGCTGCGGGCCTGGCACGCGCCCTCTTCTCCCCCAGCCGCCACAGAAGAAGCGGCGGTGGATTCTTCCCACATCACAACGGCAGGCGTCGCAGCCTGA
- a CDS encoding TolC family outer membrane protein: MPPRPRLLPLSAALASVIATLLALPAQGQTLNELYDSARGYDATYQGARAQYDANVARAAQAKAGILPAVGLTAGVNRSSLDIDTLTGTSRGASASRDFNTQNVGINATQPLYRPANWATYEQGKRQTEIALAVLTTAEQDLIVRVSQAYFDVLASQDSLALVRAQKVAVAEQLASAKRNFEVGTSTITDSREAQARYDLVIAQEIAAENDLQVKKIVLDQLVGRPGSVPVPLAVPVVLPTAQPADINAWVAQADEVHPAIQQARLGLDVAGLEVQKAQAGHKPTLDANLGYNVTRNPTGTSTSTVGTRVNAATVGVTFNLPLFAGFATENRIKETLALEDQSRSVLDGTRRSVAQATRAAYLGLVSGAGQVKALEAAEASSQSALDANKLGYQVGVRINIDVLNSQSQLFQTKRDLAQARYNVLLGNLKLRQANGTLTTADMNAINATLASNGSTPAVPSVTTTPDRSPAPSSTTVTPPSIPVVPPVPVQPFNPTPPTMPTAPVPPVIVNPPVR; the protein is encoded by the coding sequence ATGCCTCCAAGGCCCCGGCTTCTGCCACTTTCCGCAGCACTCGCCAGCGTTATCGCGACTCTGCTTGCACTGCCGGCCCAAGGCCAGACACTGAACGAACTCTATGACTCCGCCCGCGGCTACGACGCCACGTACCAGGGCGCCCGGGCGCAGTACGACGCGAACGTCGCGCGCGCCGCGCAGGCCAAGGCCGGCATCCTGCCGGCCGTCGGGCTCACGGCCGGCGTGAACCGCAGCAGCCTGGACATCGACACCCTCACGGGCACCAGCCGAGGTGCCAGCGCCTCGCGCGACTTCAACACGCAGAACGTCGGCATCAACGCCACGCAGCCGCTCTACCGCCCCGCCAACTGGGCCACCTACGAGCAGGGCAAGCGCCAGACGGAGATCGCGCTGGCGGTGCTCACCACCGCCGAGCAGGACCTGATCGTGCGCGTGAGCCAGGCGTACTTCGATGTGCTCGCAAGCCAGGACAGTCTGGCGCTGGTGCGTGCGCAAAAGGTCGCCGTGGCCGAACAGCTCGCGTCGGCCAAGCGCAACTTCGAAGTCGGCACCTCCACCATCACCGACTCGCGCGAAGCCCAGGCCCGCTACGACCTGGTGATCGCGCAGGAGATCGCCGCCGAGAACGACCTGCAGGTCAAGAAGATCGTGCTCGACCAACTCGTCGGCCGCCCCGGCAGCGTGCCGGTGCCGCTGGCCGTGCCGGTCGTGCTGCCGACTGCCCAACCCGCGGACATCAACGCCTGGGTCGCGCAGGCCGACGAGGTGCATCCCGCGATCCAGCAGGCGCGCCTCGGACTCGATGTGGCTGGGCTCGAAGTGCAGAAGGCGCAGGCCGGCCACAAGCCCACGCTCGACGCCAACCTGGGCTACAACGTCACGCGCAACCCGACGGGCACCAGTACCAGCACCGTGGGCACGCGCGTCAACGCCGCCACGGTCGGTGTCACGTTCAACCTGCCGCTCTTCGCGGGCTTTGCGACCGAGAACCGCATCAAGGAAACACTGGCGCTCGAAGACCAGTCGCGCAGCGTGCTCGACGGCACCCGGCGCAGCGTGGCCCAGGCCACGCGCGCGGCGTACCTCGGCCTCGTGTCGGGTGCGGGCCAGGTGAAAGCGCTGGAAGCGGCCGAGGCCTCGAGCCAGAGCGCGCTCGATGCCAACAAGCTCGGCTACCAGGTGGGCGTGCGCATCAACATCGACGTGCTCAACTCGCAGAGCCAGCTGTTCCAGACCAAGCGCGATCTCGCGCAGGCGCGCTACAACGTGCTGCTGGGCAACCTGAAGCTGCGCCAGGCCAACGGCACGCTGACGACGGCGGACATGAACGCGATCAACGCGACGCTGGCGAGCAACGGGAGCACGCCGGCGGTGCCCTCGGTCACGACGACGCCGGATCGTTCGCCTGCGCCGTCTTCGACGACGGTGACGCCGCCCAGCATTCCGGTGGTGCCGCCAGTGCCGGTGCAGCCGTTCAACCCGACGCCTCCGACGATGCCGACGGCTCCGGTGCCGCCGGTGATCGTGAATCCGCCGGTGCGCTGA
- a CDS encoding protein-L-isoaspartate O-methyltransferase family protein, protein MNPTPTLERLRFNMIEQQIRPWDVLDLDILDLLATIHREDYVPEAHRTLSFFDMELPLLDGSVPGEIMLSPKVEARMLHDLKVQKHESVLEIGTGSGFMAALLGARAAQVLSLEINPVLAARAAETLRQNGVSNVEVRHADGAVPLPSGPSFDVIVLSGSVARIPQNLLGSLKVGGRLAAIVGEEPMMRAHFVTRSSESKWDTVQPWDTVAPRLLNFPEPSRFSF, encoded by the coding sequence ATGAACCCCACCCCCACCCTCGAGCGCTTGCGCTTCAACATGATCGAACAGCAGATCCGCCCCTGGGATGTGCTGGACCTGGACATCCTCGACCTGCTGGCCACCATCCACCGGGAAGACTACGTGCCGGAAGCCCACCGCACGCTCTCCTTCTTCGACATGGAGCTGCCCCTCCTCGACGGCTCCGTGCCCGGCGAGATCATGCTGTCCCCCAAGGTCGAGGCCCGCATGCTGCACGACCTGAAAGTGCAGAAACATGAGTCGGTGCTCGAAATCGGCACCGGCTCGGGCTTCATGGCAGCCCTCCTCGGCGCCCGCGCCGCCCAGGTGCTGTCGCTCGAAATCAATCCCGTGCTGGCCGCCCGCGCCGCCGAGACGCTGCGCCAGAACGGCGTGAGCAACGTCGAAGTGCGCCACGCCGACGGCGCCGTGCCCCTGCCCAGCGGCCCGAGCTTCGACGTGATCGTGCTGAGCGGCTCGGTCGCCCGCATTCCGCAGAACCTGCTGGGATCGCTCAAGGTCGGCGGCCGCCTCGCCGCCATCGTGGGCGAAGAGCCGATGATGCGCGCCCACTTCGTCACCCGCTCGAGCGAAAGCAAGTGGGACACGGTCCAGCCCTGGGACACCGTGGCGCCGCGCCTCCTGAACTTCCCCGAGCCCTCGCGCTTCTCGTTCTGA
- a CDS encoding rhodanese-like domain-containing protein, with protein sequence MIDQVRPADLAAWFAQDADATPVLLDVREPWELQTASVAPAGFTLVAIPMNEIPGRLAELGEGQRIACLCHHGARSQRVAAFLNQNGFDQLANVAGGIDAWSSHDPTVPRY encoded by the coding sequence ATGATCGACCAAGTCCGCCCCGCCGACCTTGCCGCCTGGTTCGCCCAGGACGCCGATGCCACCCCGGTGCTGCTCGATGTGCGCGAACCGTGGGAGCTGCAGACGGCGAGCGTCGCGCCCGCGGGCTTCACGCTGGTGGCGATCCCGATGAACGAGATCCCCGGCCGCCTCGCTGAGTTGGGCGAAGGCCAGCGCATTGCCTGTCTCTGCCACCACGGCGCGCGCAGCCAGCGCGTGGCCGCGTTTTTGAACCAGAACGGCTTTGACCAGCTCGCCAACGTGGCGGGCGGCATCGACGCCTGGTCGTCGCACGACCCTACGGTCCCGCGCTACTGA
- a CDS encoding phosphomannomutase/phosphoglucomutase has translation MQLSASIFKAYDIRGVVPVTLDAEVAEALGRAFGSAARAAGEKTVAVGRDGRLSGPALAEALIKGLVATGVEVIDVGAVTTPMLYFAAHTLCTSGIQVTGSHNPKDYNGFKMVLAGRAIYGDEIQGLRKTMEDGTARLAPGGSVRKVDVTDAYVKRIAGDIKLARPMKIVVDSGNGIAGATAPAIFRAIGCEVVELFSEVDGDFPNHHPDPSKLENLKDLMAELAKGEAELGLAFDGDGDRLGIVTKDGQNIFPDRQMQLFAQDVLSRVPGGTIVYDVKCSQRLAPAIEAAGGKPMIYKTGHSLIKAKMKEIDSPLGGEMSGHIFFKERWFGFDDGTYAGCRLLEILSKSPDASEVLNALPTSFSTPELNVACAEGEPHTVVDTLVKGASFAAPAKVSTIDGLRVDWPDGFGLIRASNTTPVLVLRFEGQTDAALQRIQAEMLALLRTAKPDAKLAEASH, from the coding sequence ATGCAACTCAGCGCGTCGATCTTCAAGGCCTATGACATCCGCGGCGTCGTGCCCGTCACCCTCGATGCCGAGGTGGCCGAAGCCCTCGGGCGCGCGTTCGGCAGCGCCGCCCGCGCCGCTGGCGAGAAGACGGTGGCCGTGGGACGTGATGGACGCCTGTCGGGCCCCGCACTCGCCGAGGCGCTGATCAAGGGCCTGGTGGCCACCGGCGTCGAGGTGATCGACGTGGGCGCGGTGACCACGCCGATGCTCTACTTTGCGGCCCACACGCTGTGCACGAGCGGCATCCAGGTCACCGGCAGCCACAACCCCAAGGACTACAACGGCTTCAAAATGGTGCTGGCCGGCCGCGCGATCTACGGCGACGAGATCCAGGGCCTGCGCAAGACCATGGAAGACGGCACCGCCAGGCTCGCCCCCGGCGGCAGCGTGCGCAAGGTCGATGTGACCGACGCCTACGTCAAGCGCATCGCGGGCGACATCAAGCTGGCGCGCCCGATGAAGATCGTGGTCGATTCGGGCAACGGCATCGCGGGTGCCACGGCCCCCGCCATCTTCCGCGCCATAGGCTGCGAGGTGGTCGAGCTCTTCAGCGAGGTCGACGGCGATTTCCCCAACCACCACCCCGATCCGAGCAAGCTGGAGAACCTCAAGGACCTGATGGCCGAACTGGCCAAGGGCGAAGCCGAACTGGGCCTGGCCTTCGACGGCGACGGCGACCGCCTGGGCATCGTCACCAAGGACGGCCAGAACATCTTCCCGGATCGCCAGATGCAGCTCTTCGCACAGGACGTGCTCTCGCGCGTGCCCGGCGGCACCATCGTCTACGACGTGAAGTGCTCGCAGCGCTTGGCGCCTGCCATCGAGGCCGCGGGCGGCAAGCCGATGATCTACAAGACCGGCCACTCGCTCATCAAGGCGAAGATGAAGGAAATCGATTCGCCGCTGGGCGGCGAGATGAGCGGCCACATCTTCTTCAAGGAACGCTGGTTCGGCTTCGACGACGGCACTTACGCCGGCTGCCGCCTGCTGGAAATCTTGAGCAAGAGCCCGGACGCGAGTGAGGTGCTCAACGCGCTGCCCACCAGCTTCTCGACGCCCGAACTCAACGTGGCCTGCGCCGAAGGCGAGCCGCACACGGTGGTCGACACGCTCGTGAAGGGCGCGAGTTTCGCGGCACCCGCCAAGGTCTCGACCATCGACGGCCTGCGCGTGGACTGGCCCGATGGCTTCGGGCTGATCCGCGCTTCCAACACCACGCCCGTGCTGGTGCTGCGCTTCGAAGGCCAGACCGATGCCGCGCTCCAGCGCATCCAGGCCGAAATGCTCGCGCTGCTGCGCACCGCCAAACCCGACGCCAAGCTGGCCGAAGCTTCCCACTGA
- the msrA gene encoding peptide-methionine (S)-S-oxide reductase MsrA: protein MSSSPSSTETIVIGGGCFWCTEAVFDRVQGVLDVESGYCNGQVVNPTYEQVCTGRTGHAEVVKLEFDPAQISLREILEIFFVVHDPTTLNRQGNDVGTQYRSGIYYTSDAQKQVAEDVIREIEASKTYSAPVVTEVAQLANYSAAEPYHQDYFLNNPNQGYCAFVVGPKVEKFQKTFASRVKA from the coding sequence ATGTCTTCTTCACCGTCGTCCACCGAAACCATCGTGATTGGCGGGGGCTGCTTCTGGTGCACCGAAGCGGTCTTCGACCGTGTGCAGGGCGTACTCGACGTGGAGTCGGGTTATTGCAACGGTCAGGTGGTCAACCCGACCTACGAGCAGGTCTGCACCGGCCGCACCGGCCATGCCGAAGTCGTGAAGCTCGAATTCGATCCCGCCCAGATCAGCCTGCGCGAAATTCTGGAAATCTTCTTCGTCGTGCATGACCCGACAACGCTCAACCGCCAGGGCAACGACGTCGGCACGCAATACCGCAGCGGCATCTACTACACAAGCGATGCCCAAAAGCAGGTGGCCGAAGACGTGATCCGCGAAATCGAAGCCAGCAAGACCTATAGCGCACCCGTCGTCACCGAGGTGGCGCAGCTCGCCAACTACTCGGCTGCCGAGCCCTACCACCAGGACTACTTCCTGAACAACCCGAACCAAGGTTACTGCGCGTTCGTCGTCGGCCCCAAGGTCGAGAAGTTCCAGAAGACCTTCGCCTCGCGCGTCAAGGCCTGA
- a CDS encoding IS110 family transposase encodes MNDEIFIGIDVCKAWLDVAQVPALAAGEASAFALRVDNEDGARAVLVEQLKRLRPTLVVLEATGGFETALASQLCLAGVPVAVVNPKRVRDFARAAGILAKTDKLDAQVLAVFAQRMRPQVHALPDEAQQELTELVDRRAQLVAMRAQEKARLTTVKPVARKSVREHIAWLDARIRQIERDLDGRLKDSPLYRPKYDLLDSVPGVGRVTITTLLSRMPELGTLERKRIAALAGVAPFADDSGKRRGQRYIQGGRADVRCVLYMAALSAARCNPVIKAMYERLRAAGKPFKVAITACMRKLLVILNAMLKSEQPWRTDPIAR; translated from the coding sequence ATGAACGACGAAATCTTTATCGGTATCGACGTATGCAAGGCCTGGCTGGACGTGGCACAAGTGCCCGCCTTGGCTGCAGGTGAAGCCAGTGCATTTGCTTTGCGCGTGGACAACGAGGATGGTGCCCGTGCCGTTCTCGTGGAGCAACTCAAACGGCTGCGACCCACGCTGGTGGTGCTGGAAGCCACGGGTGGCTTTGAAACTGCGCTGGCAAGCCAGTTGTGCCTGGCCGGCGTTCCCGTGGCGGTGGTCAATCCGAAGCGGGTGCGCGACTTTGCCCGCGCCGCGGGCATCCTGGCCAAGACCGACAAGCTGGACGCGCAGGTGCTTGCGGTATTTGCCCAACGCATGCGCCCGCAGGTGCATGCACTGCCTGACGAGGCGCAGCAGGAACTTACCGAGCTGGTGGACCGGCGCGCGCAACTGGTGGCGATGCGAGCGCAGGAGAAGGCGCGCCTGACCACGGTCAAGCCGGTTGCGCGCAAGAGCGTGCGCGAGCACATCGCGTGGCTCGATGCACGCATCAGGCAGATCGAGCGTGACCTGGACGGGCGCTTGAAGGACTCGCCTCTGTATCGGCCCAAATACGACCTTCTGGACAGCGTGCCGGGCGTGGGACGGGTGACGATCACCACCTTGCTCAGCCGCATGCCCGAGCTGGGCACGCTGGAGAGAAAGCGCATCGCTGCGCTGGCGGGCGTCGCCCCGTTTGCCGACGACAGCGGCAAGCGCCGTGGCCAGAGGTACATCCAGGGCGGGCGCGCAGACGTGCGCTGCGTGCTGTACATGGCCGCGCTCAGCGCAGCGCGATGCAACCCCGTGATCAAGGCGATGTACGAGCGCCTGCGCGCTGCCGGCAAGCCCTTCAAGGTTGCCATCACCGCCTGCATGCGCAAGCTGCTCGTCATTCTCAACGCCATGCTCAAGTCCGAGCAGCCCTGGCGCACTGACCCGATTGCTCGGTAG